The following proteins are co-located in the Bradyrhizobium sp. AZCC 2176 genome:
- a CDS encoding Lrp/AsnC family transcriptional regulator, protein MTDLAIQLPEANRRLDAIDRKILTVLQEDASLSVAEIGDRVGLSSTPCWKRIQRLEADGVILRRVALVDQNKIGLGISVFVSVESADHSEAWLKAFASAVSAMPEVMEFYRMAGDVDYMLRVVVADMASYDVFYKKLISAVPLKNVTSRFAMEKIKSVTALPVPAA, encoded by the coding sequence ATGACCGACCTAGCCATTCAGCTACCTGAAGCCAACCGTCGCTTAGACGCCATCGATCGCAAGATCCTGACCGTGCTGCAGGAGGACGCCTCCCTGTCGGTCGCCGAGATCGGGGACCGGGTCGGGTTGTCGTCGACGCCGTGCTGGAAGCGGATCCAGCGGCTGGAGGCCGACGGCGTGATCCTGCGCCGGGTAGCGCTGGTCGACCAGAACAAGATCGGGCTGGGCATTTCGGTGTTCGTGTCTGTTGAGAGCGCGGACCATTCCGAGGCCTGGCTGAAAGCCTTCGCCAGCGCCGTCAGCGCCATGCCCGAGGTGATGGAGTTTTACCGGATGGCCGGCGACGTCGACTACATGCTGCGCGTCGTGGTCGCCGACATGGCGAGCTATGACGTGTTCTACAAGAAGCTGATCAGCGCGGTGCCGCTGAAGAACGTCACCTCGCGCTTTGCGATGGAGAAGATCAAGTCGGTGACCGCGCTGCCGGTGCCGGCGGCGTAG
- a CDS encoding sugar kinase: MNFQDKAPKVPPRILCIGMPVRDLTFNTPAVPGRGSKENATGFDEICGGNALNGAIGIVRLGGRASICGPMGDSKETSSRFIFEQMAHEGIETKHLIHMPGLVTPISAVMIDPSGERTIVTFRDPKLWHVKLPDFDTLLDDCAAILTESRCAEFCTELCAEAVRRGIPVIVDVDRAMSLREGLLNASTHLVFSSEPLQETADVTDDAQALKKIAKLTPSFLAGTRGPRGTIWLDENGEIQETPAFPVHTVDTLGAGDVFHGAFALAITEKQELRQALRFASAAAALKCTRFGGAFAAPQRAEVEEFLNHGQVADRASSGQ; the protein is encoded by the coding sequence ATGAACTTTCAGGACAAAGCGCCCAAAGTCCCGCCGCGAATTCTCTGCATCGGCATGCCGGTGCGCGACCTTACCTTCAATACCCCCGCTGTCCCCGGGCGTGGCTCCAAGGAGAATGCGACAGGCTTCGACGAAATCTGCGGCGGCAACGCGTTGAATGGCGCGATTGGCATCGTGAGGCTCGGCGGCCGCGCCTCGATCTGTGGGCCGATGGGTGATTCCAAGGAAACATCCAGTCGTTTCATCTTCGAGCAGATGGCGCATGAGGGCATCGAAACAAAACACCTCATTCACATGCCGGGGCTGGTGACGCCGATATCGGCGGTTATGATCGACCCTTCCGGCGAGCGCACGATCGTAACGTTCCGCGATCCGAAATTGTGGCATGTGAAATTGCCTGATTTCGATACGCTGCTGGACGATTGCGCCGCCATTCTTACCGAGAGCCGCTGCGCCGAATTCTGCACGGAGCTTTGCGCCGAGGCGGTCCGGCGCGGCATTCCCGTCATCGTCGACGTCGATCGCGCAATGTCGCTGCGCGAGGGCCTGTTGAATGCCTCCACGCACCTGGTGTTCTCGAGCGAACCACTGCAGGAAACCGCTGACGTCACCGACGACGCCCAGGCGCTGAAGAAAATTGCCAAACTGACCCCGTCGTTTCTGGCGGGAACCCGGGGCCCGAGGGGCACGATCTGGCTCGACGAGAACGGGGAGATCCAGGAAACGCCGGCCTTCCCGGTCCACACGGTGGACACCTTGGGCGCCGGCGACGTGTTCCATGGCGCGTTCGCGCTGGCCATTACCGAAAAGCAGGAATTGCGACAGGCGCTTCGATTCGCCTCCGCCGCCGCGGCACTGAAATGCACCCGGTTCGGCGGCGCCTTCGCCGCCCCGCAACGTGCTGAAGTTGAAGAGTTTTTGAACCACGGCCAGGTTGCAGACCGGGCGTCGAGCGGCCAATAG
- the nudC gene encoding NAD(+) diphosphatase yields the protein MSAFDKYPLGKPAFVTHILDRAAHLRSNDEKLFALESQRNAGAYVIYRDSLLVRQEADGPRVLLGVEEAVKLGANPGTIFLGLRDGAPVFGMGISATAVEKLITRDDVAVTELRGMAMQGTVPPEQLSAIAMAKSMVTWHQRHGFCANCGTRTTMKEGGWKRECPSCKAEHFPRTDPVVIMLVASGDKCLLGRQKQFLPGMWSCLAGFVEAAETIEDAVRREIFEESGIRCTDVSYYMTQPWPYPSSLMIGCAARALNEDIVVDRTELEDARWFDRAEVALMHRREHPDGLFAAHPFAIAHHLIGRWVHGESNTGA from the coding sequence ATGTCCGCATTCGACAAATATCCGCTGGGGAAGCCCGCTTTCGTTACCCATATTCTGGATCGCGCCGCGCATCTGCGCAGCAATGACGAAAAACTGTTCGCGCTGGAGAGCCAGCGCAACGCCGGCGCCTATGTGATCTACCGCGACTCGCTTCTGGTGAGGCAGGAGGCGGATGGGCCGCGCGTGCTGCTCGGCGTCGAAGAGGCCGTGAAACTCGGCGCCAATCCCGGCACGATCTTTTTGGGCCTGCGCGACGGCGCGCCGGTTTTCGGCATGGGCATTTCGGCCACAGCCGTGGAGAAGCTGATCACGCGCGACGACGTCGCCGTGACCGAGCTGCGCGGCATGGCCATGCAGGGCACGGTGCCGCCGGAACAGCTCTCCGCCATCGCCATGGCCAAATCGATGGTGACCTGGCACCAGCGTCACGGCTTCTGCGCCAATTGCGGCACCCGTACCACGATGAAGGAGGGCGGCTGGAAGCGCGAGTGCCCGAGTTGCAAGGCCGAGCATTTTCCGCGCACCGATCCGGTCGTGATCATGCTGGTCGCGTCAGGCGACAAATGCCTGCTCGGCCGGCAGAAGCAGTTCTTGCCGGGGATGTGGTCGTGTCTGGCCGGCTTCGTCGAAGCGGCGGAGACGATCGAAGACGCGGTCCGCCGCGAGATTTTCGAGGAATCCGGCATTCGCTGCACCGACGTGAGCTATTACATGACGCAGCCATGGCCGTATCCGTCATCGCTGATGATCGGATGCGCCGCACGCGCACTCAACGAGGATATCGTGGTGGACCGCACCGAGCTCGAGGACGCGCGCTGGTTCGATCGCGCCGAGGTCGCCCTGATGCACCGGCGTGAACATCCTGACGGCTTATTTGCAGCGCATCCGTTCGCCATCGCGCATCATCTGATCGGACGCTGGGTGCATGGGGAAAGCAACACGGGCGCATAG
- a CDS encoding HIT domain-containing protein — MPSDASAWSLHSQLKKDTIDIGDLPLCKVLVIKDAHYPWLLLVPRREGAVEIIDLDEVAQAQLMTEISRVSRALKEITKCDKLNVAALGNLVPQLHVHVIARRTSDAAWPRPVWGVMPPLAHDAEEVQNFINALRRKIWLG; from the coding sequence ATGCCCTCTGACGCCTCCGCCTGGTCGCTGCATTCCCAGCTCAAAAAGGACACGATCGACATCGGTGACCTGCCGCTGTGCAAGGTGCTGGTCATCAAGGATGCGCACTACCCGTGGCTGCTGCTGGTGCCGCGCCGGGAGGGTGCGGTGGAAATCATCGACCTCGACGAGGTCGCGCAGGCGCAGTTGATGACCGAAATCTCACGGGTCTCGCGCGCGCTGAAAGAGATCACCAAATGCGACAAGCTCAATGTCGCCGCGCTGGGTAATCTGGTGCCGCAGTTGCACGTCCACGTCATCGCGCGGCGCACCAGCGATGCGGCCTGGCCGCGCCCGGTCTGGGGCGTGATGCCGCCGCTGGCGCATGACGCCGAGGAAGTACAGAATTTCATCAACGCGCTTCGCCGCAAGATCTGGTTAGGTTGA
- a CDS encoding DNA polymerase III subunit gamma/tau: MSDAGAPPDKSDGAGQGGFALGQGEAAKPYRVLARKYRPSSFDDLIGQEAMVRTVSNAFETGRIPQAWILTGVRGVGKTTTARILARALNYEKPDGSVKGPTIHMPDLGVHCQAIMESRHMDVLEMDAASHTGVDDVRQINDSVRYAPASARYKVYIIDEVHMLSTAAFNAFLKTLEEPPEHAKFVFATTEIRKVPVTVLSRCQRFDLRRVEADVLMNHLSNIAAKEGVEVEPEALGIIARAAEGSVRDSLSLFDQAIAHAAGLVRADAVRQMLGLADRTRVIDLFEHLARGDIASAFGEFRSQYDVGADPVVVLSDLAEFVNFVTRVKFVPATADNVAFGETERVRAREFAAKLSMRVLSRMWQMLLKGIAEVQTATRPAAAAEMVLVRIAYVADLPTPDEAIRMLDQNGGGAQMASGGAAPSRAAPTAPVSSMPAASPMRTPASPRSGAEASARPQMAAPSAQTESAAVLRITTFPQLVALAGEKRDILTKTALESDMRLVRFEDGRLEVALERNAARGLVNDLSRKLELWTGRRWTVIVSNEAGQPTLRSQNEQARNEHARAAEADPRVQEVLARFPGAKVVEVRRLAAEPPESNINGEELNETSDDD; this comes from the coding sequence ATGAGTGATGCTGGCGCTCCCCCCGACAAGTCAGACGGCGCCGGCCAGGGCGGTTTTGCTCTCGGCCAGGGCGAGGCTGCCAAGCCCTACCGGGTGCTGGCACGCAAATACCGCCCCTCCAGCTTCGACGACCTGATCGGCCAGGAGGCCATGGTCCGCACCGTTTCGAACGCGTTCGAAACGGGCCGGATTCCGCAGGCCTGGATCCTGACCGGCGTCCGCGGCGTCGGCAAAACCACCACGGCGCGGATTCTCGCCCGCGCACTGAACTACGAAAAGCCTGATGGCTCGGTGAAGGGACCGACCATCCACATGCCCGACCTCGGCGTGCACTGCCAGGCGATCATGGAAAGCCGGCACATGGACGTGCTGGAAATGGACGCCGCGTCCCATACCGGCGTCGACGACGTCCGCCAGATCAATGACAGCGTCCGCTACGCGCCGGCCAGCGCCCGCTACAAAGTCTACATCATCGACGAAGTCCACATGCTGTCGACGGCGGCCTTCAACGCCTTCCTGAAGACGCTGGAGGAGCCGCCAGAGCACGCCAAATTCGTGTTCGCCACCACCGAAATCCGCAAAGTCCCGGTCACCGTGCTGTCGCGCTGCCAGCGTTTTGATCTCCGCCGCGTCGAGGCCGATGTGTTGATGAACCATCTCAGCAACATCGCCGCAAAGGAAGGTGTTGAAGTCGAGCCCGAGGCGCTCGGCATCATCGCCCGCGCCGCGGAAGGCTCGGTGCGCGATTCGCTGTCTTTGTTCGATCAGGCGATCGCGCATGCAGCGGGCCTTGTCCGTGCCGACGCCGTCCGGCAGATGCTGGGGCTCGCCGACCGCACCCGGGTAATCGACCTGTTCGAGCACCTGGCGCGCGGCGATATCGCCAGCGCCTTTGGCGAATTCCGCAGCCAATACGACGTCGGCGCCGATCCGGTCGTGGTGCTGTCTGATCTCGCCGAATTCGTCAATTTCGTCACCCGGGTGAAATTCGTTCCCGCCACTGCTGACAATGTCGCGTTCGGCGAGACCGAGCGTGTCCGCGCCCGCGAATTCGCCGCAAAATTGTCGATGCGGGTGCTGTCGCGGATGTGGCAGATGCTGCTCAAGGGCATCGCCGAGGTGCAGACCGCGACCCGCCCGGCGGCGGCCGCCGAAATGGTGCTGGTCCGCATCGCCTATGTCGCTGATTTGCCGACGCCGGATGAGGCGATCCGGATGCTCGACCAGAACGGCGGCGGAGCGCAAATGGCCTCCGGGGGCGCGGCGCCGTCACGGGCTGCGCCCACCGCGCCGGTATCTTCAATGCCTGCCGCGTCGCCGATGCGGACGCCTGCATCGCCCCGCTCCGGCGCGGAAGCGTCCGCGCGGCCGCAAATGGCGGCGCCGTCAGCCCAAACCGAGTCCGCGGCCGTCTTGCGGATCACCACTTTTCCGCAACTGGTCGCCCTCGCCGGCGAGAAACGCGATATCCTGACCAAGACGGCGCTGGAATCCGATATGCGCCTCGTCCGGTTCGAGGACGGCCGGCTGGAAGTGGCGCTGGAGCGCAATGCGGCGCGGGGGTTGGTCAACGACCTCTCCCGCAAGCTGGAATTGTGGACCGGGCGGCGCTGGACTGTGATCGTCTCCAACGAGGCCGGCCAGCCGACGCTGCGCTCGCAGAATGAGCAGGCGAGGAACGAGCACGCGCGCGCCGCGGAGGCCGATCCGCGCGTGCAGGAGGTGCTGGCGCGATTTCCCGGCGCCAAGGTGGTCGAGGTGCGCCGGCTTGCCGCCGAGCCGCCGGAATCCAATATTAACGGTGAAGAGTTGAACGAGACGTCCGACGACGACTGA
- a CDS encoding YbaB/EbfC family nucleoid-associated protein codes for MADFLGMMKQAAELQSKMQAMQEELGNLEVEGISGGGLVAVRMTAKMEVKGVRIDPSLMKAEEREVLEDLLVTAHNEARRKAETAAMEKMQALTGGLGLPPGLGLT; via the coding sequence ATGGCTGATTTTCTCGGCATGATGAAGCAGGCAGCAGAACTGCAATCCAAGATGCAGGCAATGCAGGAAGAGCTCGGCAATCTCGAGGTCGAGGGCATCTCCGGCGGTGGGCTGGTCGCCGTGCGCATGACTGCGAAGATGGAAGTGAAGGGCGTCAGGATCGATCCGTCGTTGATGAAGGCCGAAGAGCGTGAAGTGCTCGAGGATCTGCTGGTGACCGCGCACAACGAAGCGCGGCGCAAGGCGGAAACCGCGGCGATGGAAAAGATGCAGGCACTGACCGGCGGGCTTGGGCTGCCGCCCGGTCTTGGTCTGACCTGA
- the recR gene encoding recombination mediator RecR, with the protein MAASVAGPEIERLIQLLARLPGLGPRSARRAALHLIKKREALMTPLAGALQVAIDKIQVCKTCGNIDTQNPCTVCTDPRRDPSTIVVVADVADLWALERANATNGRYHVLGATLSPLDGVGPQDLTIDALVARAHESQVGEIVLALNATVDGQTTAHYITDLLQDANVKVTRLAHGVPVGGELDYLDEGTLSAAMRQRTLF; encoded by the coding sequence ATGGCCGCCAGCGTTGCCGGCCCTGAAATCGAACGCCTGATCCAGCTCCTGGCGCGCCTGCCGGGCCTAGGGCCGCGCTCGGCGCGGCGCGCGGCGCTGCACCTGATCAAGAAGCGCGAGGCGCTGATGACGCCGCTCGCCGGCGCCCTGCAGGTCGCGATCGACAAGATTCAAGTCTGCAAGACCTGCGGCAATATCGACACGCAAAATCCCTGCACGGTGTGCACCGACCCGCGGCGCGATCCCTCGACCATCGTCGTAGTCGCCGACGTCGCCGATCTCTGGGCGCTGGAACGGGCGAATGCGACCAACGGCCGCTATCACGTGCTCGGCGCCACATTGTCGCCGCTCGACGGCGTCGGTCCGCAGGATCTGACCATCGATGCGCTGGTGGCGCGCGCGCACGAGTCACAAGTCGGCGAGATCGTTCTGGCGCTGAACGCAACGGTTGATGGCCAGACCACCGCCCATTACATCACCGATCTCCTGCAGGACGCCAACGTCAAGGTGACCCGGCTCGCGCACGGCGTGCCTGTCGGCGGCGAGCTTGATTATCTCGACGAAGGTACGCTATCGGCTGCCATGCGGCAGCGAACGCTGTTCTAA
- a CDS encoding AmpG family muropeptide MFS transporter, translating into MTAPESVSVSPQKAPVPSWREGLAVYLQPRVLIVLLLGFSSGLPLALSGSTLLVWMRESGVDLVTIGLFAMVGTPYTLKFLWAPLVDALHVPLFTRAFGRRRGWLVFSQMLLIGAILLLALTDPARSPLFVALGALLVATMSSTQDIVVDAFRVESLPESEQAAGMASYVAAYRIGMLVSTAGALFIVTGFEGTGITRSAAWMWGYVVMAALVLIGTITALVATEPEQSARAEAATRTESAFARVLRAAVGAFSEFLVRKDALAALAFVVLFKFTDAFSGTMTAPFVIDLGFTRNDYAAIVKGVGLAATLIGGFAGGFVARRYSLAASLWIGGVLQAIANLSFSWLALVGVNQWALAFAITAENFTSAIGTVIFVAYLSALCRNPLHTATQYALLTALAAVGRTYLSSGAGYVAKAVGWPMFFAICVLVAVPSLILLAWLQRRGHFDELGPVKV; encoded by the coding sequence ATGACCGCACCAGAGTCCGTCTCGGTTTCACCTCAGAAAGCTCCCGTTCCCTCCTGGCGCGAGGGCCTCGCTGTCTATCTGCAGCCACGGGTGCTGATCGTGCTGCTGCTCGGGTTCTCCTCAGGGCTGCCGCTGGCGCTGTCGGGATCGACGCTACTGGTCTGGATGCGTGAGTCCGGCGTCGATCTTGTCACCATCGGGCTGTTCGCAATGGTCGGCACACCCTACACGCTGAAGTTCCTGTGGGCGCCGCTGGTCGACGCACTGCACGTGCCGCTCTTCACGCGCGCGTTTGGGCGACGGCGCGGCTGGCTGGTGTTTTCGCAGATGCTTCTGATCGGCGCGATCCTGCTGCTGGCGCTGACTGATCCTGCGCGCTCGCCGCTGTTCGTCGCACTCGGGGCATTGCTGGTCGCGACCATGTCGTCGACGCAGGACATCGTGGTCGATGCATTTCGCGTCGAGAGCCTGCCGGAGAGCGAGCAGGCCGCCGGCATGGCGTCGTATGTCGCGGCCTATCGCATCGGAATGCTGGTCTCGACGGCGGGCGCGCTGTTCATTGTCACGGGCTTCGAGGGCACCGGTATTACGCGCAGCGCGGCCTGGATGTGGGGCTATGTGGTGATGGCCGCGCTGGTGCTGATCGGCACGATCACGGCCCTCGTCGCGACCGAGCCCGAGCAATCCGCGCGCGCCGAAGCCGCGACGCGCACGGAGAGTGCCTTTGCGCGGGTACTTCGCGCCGCGGTCGGGGCGTTCTCGGAGTTCCTCGTCCGCAAGGACGCTCTCGCGGCGCTCGCCTTCGTCGTGCTGTTCAAATTCACCGACGCGTTCTCCGGCACCATGACCGCGCCGTTCGTGATCGATCTCGGCTTCACGCGCAATGATTATGCCGCCATCGTCAAGGGCGTGGGGCTCGCCGCCACCCTGATCGGCGGCTTCGCGGGCGGTTTCGTGGCGCGACGCTATTCGCTGGCCGCGAGCCTGTGGATCGGCGGCGTGCTGCAGGCGATCGCCAATCTGTCGTTCTCGTGGCTCGCGTTGGTTGGCGTCAACCAATGGGCGCTGGCGTTCGCGATCACGGCGGAGAACTTCACCAGCGCCATCGGCACCGTGATCTTCGTCGCCTATCTTTCGGCGCTGTGCCGCAATCCGCTGCACACTGCGACCCAATATGCGCTGCTCACGGCGCTGGCCGCGGTGGGGCGGACGTATTTGTCGTCCGGCGCAGGCTATGTGGCGAAGGCTGTGGGATGGCCGATGTTTTTTGCGATCTGCGTCTTGGTCGCGGTGCCGAGCCTGATCCTGCTGGCCTGGCTGCAGCGCCGTGGGCATTTTGACGAATTGGGGCCGGTGAAGGTTTAG
- a CDS encoding DNA recombination protein RmuC: MNEILFMVGDQPIHVGEALAGFGALALVLLLAIVIVITRSGRRGAELAMAQAIRADELEERLSQMLRAQSESTGRVDAMAQSLAGRQAEMARAVNERLDSVTHRVGQSMEATTRHTMDSLRVLHERLGIIDNAHKNLTDLTSQVTTLRDVLANKQSRGAFGQARMEAIVQDGMPQGSYEFQYTLSSGKRPDCVVFLPDQRPLCIDAKFPLEAMTALHDARSDEERKFASQRLRNDVMKHVSDIAEKYLITGETQDTALMFVPSESVYAEIHDGFDDVIQKAYRARVVLVSPSLLMLAIQVMQQILKDARMRDAADQIRTEVLNLGDDLCRLRERVIKLQKHFGDVNEDVRQILISADKIEKRAGRIEELDFSKTDAPVEAPRVIKGGTAELFPAPRKLQAGE, translated from the coding sequence ATGAACGAAATTCTCTTCATGGTCGGCGACCAGCCGATTCACGTTGGCGAGGCGCTGGCAGGTTTCGGCGCGCTCGCTTTGGTGCTCTTGCTGGCGATCGTCATCGTCATCACCCGGTCCGGCCGCCGCGGCGCGGAACTGGCGATGGCCCAGGCGATCCGCGCCGACGAGTTGGAGGAGCGCTTAAGCCAGATGCTGCGGGCGCAGAGCGAGTCCACCGGGCGGGTCGATGCGATGGCGCAGTCGCTGGCCGGCCGCCAGGCCGAGATGGCGCGCGCGGTCAACGAGCGGCTGGATTCGGTGACGCACCGGGTCGGCCAGTCGATGGAGGCGACCACGCGCCACACCATGGACAGTCTGCGCGTGCTGCACGAGCGGCTCGGCATCATCGACAATGCGCACAAGAACCTCACCGACCTGACGTCGCAGGTCACGACGCTGCGCGACGTGCTCGCCAACAAGCAGTCGCGCGGCGCCTTCGGCCAGGCGCGGATGGAAGCGATCGTGCAGGACGGCATGCCGCAGGGCTCCTACGAGTTCCAGTACACGCTCTCGTCTGGCAAACGGCCGGACTGTGTCGTGTTCCTGCCCGACCAGCGGCCACTCTGCATCGACGCGAAATTTCCGCTGGAAGCGATGACCGCGCTGCACGATGCGCGCAGCGACGAGGAGCGGAAATTCGCCAGCCAGCGCTTGCGCAACGACGTGATGAAGCATGTCAGCGACATCGCGGAAAAGTACCTGATCACCGGCGAGACGCAGGACACCGCGCTGATGTTCGTACCGTCGGAATCGGTCTATGCCGAGATCCACGACGGTTTCGACGACGTGATCCAGAAGGCCTATCGCGCCCGCGTCGTGCTGGTGTCGCCCTCGCTCCTGATGCTGGCGATCCAGGTGATGCAGCAGATCCTGAAAGACGCGCGGATGCGCGATGCCGCCGACCAGATCCGCACCGAAGTGCTCAATCTCGGCGACGACCTCTGCCGCCTGCGCGAGCGCGTGATCAAGCTGCAGAAGCACTTTGGCGACGTCAACGAGGATGTGCGACAGATTTTGATCTCCGCCGACAAGATCGAAAAACGCGCCGGGCGGATCGAGGAGCTCGATTTCAGCAAGACGGATGCGCCGGTGGAAGCCCCGCGCGTGATCAAGGGGGGAACAGCCGAGCTGTTCCCCGCGCCGCGCAAGCTGCAGGCGGGGGAGTAG
- the def gene encoding peptide deformylase: protein MAIREIIILPDKQLRLVSKPVEKVTTEIRKLADDMFETMYDAPGIGLAAIQVAQPLRLITMDLAKKDENGETKPKPRVFINPEIISSSEELSVYEEGCLSIPEYYEEVERPAQVRIRFTDLDGKLHEEDADGLFATCIQHEIDHLNGVLFVDYLSKLKRDRVLKKFTKAAKRAAE, encoded by the coding sequence ATGGCCATCAGAGAAATCATCATCCTGCCGGACAAGCAGTTGCGGCTCGTCTCCAAACCTGTCGAGAAAGTGACGACGGAGATCCGCAAGCTTGCCGACGACATGTTCGAGACCATGTACGACGCCCCCGGTATCGGGCTGGCGGCGATCCAGGTCGCGCAGCCGCTGCGGCTGATCACCATGGACCTGGCCAAGAAGGACGAGAACGGCGAAACCAAGCCTAAGCCGCGGGTGTTCATCAACCCGGAAATCATCTCCTCGTCGGAGGAATTGTCGGTCTACGAGGAAGGCTGTCTCTCGATCCCCGAATATTACGAGGAGGTCGAGCGCCCGGCGCAGGTCCGCATCCGCTTCACCGATCTCGACGGCAAGTTGCACGAGGAAGATGCCGACGGCCTGTTCGCCACCTGCATCCAGCACGAGATCGACCACCTCAACGGCGTGCTGTTCGTCGACTATCTGTCCAAGCTGAAGCGCGACCGGGTTTTGAAGAAGTTTACCAAGGCCGCCAAGCGCGCGGCGGAGTAA
- the fmt gene encoding methionyl-tRNA formyltransferase yields MPLRLIFMGTPDFAVPTLLELVAHGHEIVAVYTRAPKPAGRGMKLQPTPVEQEAGRLDIPVLTPSTLKTPEALEEFRAHHADAAVVVAYGMILPQAILDAPPLGCFNLHASLLPRWRGAAPINRAIMAGDAESGVMVMKMDVGLDTGDVAMAERLAITDTMTAADLHDALALLGADLMVRAMGGLERGGLQLSKQSEDGVTYAAKIEKTEARIDWKRPAREVLRHIHGLSPFPGAWCEIATEGEPARIKVLRCEPAKGSGVPGEVLDDSLTVACGDGAIRILELQRAGKAPMKAADFLRGTPLKPPARLD; encoded by the coding sequence ATGCCACTCCGCTTGATCTTCATGGGCACGCCCGATTTCGCGGTGCCGACGCTGCTGGAACTCGTGGCGCACGGCCATGAGATTGTGGCCGTCTACACCCGTGCGCCAAAACCGGCCGGGCGCGGCATGAAGCTGCAGCCGACCCCGGTCGAGCAGGAGGCGGGGCGGCTGGACATTCCCGTGCTGACGCCAAGCACATTGAAGACCCCCGAAGCGCTCGAGGAGTTTCGCGCCCACCATGCCGATGCTGCCGTCGTCGTTGCCTACGGCATGATCCTGCCGCAGGCCATTCTGGACGCGCCGCCGCTCGGCTGCTTCAACCTGCACGCCTCGCTGCTGCCGCGCTGGCGTGGTGCCGCCCCGATCAACCGCGCCATCATGGCCGGCGACGCCGAGAGCGGCGTAATGGTGATGAAGATGGATGTCGGCCTCGATACCGGCGACGTCGCGATGGCCGAGCGGCTGGCGATCACGGACACCATGACGGCCGCGGATTTGCACGACGCGCTTGCACTGCTCGGCGCCGACCTGATGGTGCGCGCGATGGGTGGGCTGGAGCGCGGCGGGCTGCAGCTCAGCAAGCAAAGCGAAGACGGCGTCACCTACGCCGCCAAGATCGAAAAGACGGAGGCGCGGATCGACTGGAAGCGGCCGGCGCGGGAAGTGCTACGGCACATTCACGGCCTGTCGCCGTTTCCCGGCGCCTGGTGCGAGATCGCAACCGAGGGCGAGCCGGCGCGCATCAAGGTCCTGCGCTGCGAACCGGCAAAAGGCTCCGGCGTGCCGGGCGAGGTGCTCGACGACAGCCTGACGGTTGCCTGCGGCGACGGCGCGATCCGGATTCTGGAATTGCAGCGCGCCGGCAAGGCCCCGATGAAAGCCGCGGACTTTTTGCGCGGCACGCCGCTCAAGCCGCCGGCGCGGCTCGACTGA
- the truA gene encoding tRNA pseudouridine(38-40) synthase TruA gives MPRYKLIIEYDGTPFSGWQIQDNAPTVQGAMEAAVKAICGEPARVHGSGRTDAGVHALGQVAHCDIAKPFPPGRLRDGLNAHLRPHPIGVLSAEIVADDFEARFSAKRRHYRYRITNHRANLALDIGRSWRVPRHLDTDAMHIAAQRLLGKHDFTTFRDTECQAKSPEKTLDQLDVIREGDAVSILTSARSFLHSQVRSMVGSLVWVGEGRWTADDLAAALAARNRAACGPVAPPDGLYLVRVEY, from the coding sequence ATGCCCCGCTACAAACTCATCATCGAATATGACGGCACGCCGTTCTCCGGCTGGCAGATCCAGGACAACGCACCGACCGTGCAGGGCGCGATGGAAGCCGCAGTGAAGGCGATTTGCGGCGAGCCCGCGCGCGTGCATGGTTCGGGCCGCACCGATGCCGGCGTGCATGCGCTGGGGCAGGTGGCGCATTGCGATATCGCAAAGCCGTTCCCGCCGGGCCGCCTGCGTGACGGGCTGAACGCGCATTTGCGTCCGCACCCGATCGGCGTGCTGTCGGCGGAAATCGTCGCCGATGATTTCGAAGCGCGCTTCTCCGCCAAGAGACGCCACTACCGCTACCGCATCACCAACCATCGCGCCAACCTCGCGCTCGACATCGGCCGAAGCTGGCGGGTGCCGCGGCATCTCGACACCGACGCGATGCACATCGCCGCGCAACGGCTGCTGGGCAAGCACGATTTCACGACCTTTCGCGACACCGAATGTCAGGCGAAATCGCCGGAGAAGACCCTCGACCAACTCGACGTCATCAGGGAGGGCGATGCGGTGTCGATCCTCACTTCCGCGCGCTCGTTCCTGCACAGCCAGGTGCGCTCGATGGTCGGCTCCCTGGTGTGGGTCGGCGAAGGCCGCTGGACCGCCGACGACCTCGCCGCCGCGCTAGCCGCCCGCAACCGCGCCGCCTGCGGCCCGGTCGCGCCGCCGGACGGATTGTATCTGGTGCGGGTGGAGTATTAG